A single genomic interval of Juglans regia cultivar Chandler chromosome 1, Walnut 2.0, whole genome shotgun sequence harbors:
- the LOC109008800 gene encoding vacuolar protein sorting-associated protein 2 homolog 1-like yields MSFLFGKRKTTAELLRENKRMLDKSIREIDRERQGLQAQEKKLILEIKKSAKQGQMGAVRVMAKDLVRTRHQIEKFYKLKSQLQGVSLRIQTLKSTQAMGEAMKGVTKAMGQMNRQLNLPSLQKIMQEFERQNEKMELTTEVMGDAIDDALEGDEEEEETDELVNQVLDEIGIDVNQALVNAPSSAVAAPPTKNKVPQVETVGNDDSGIDSELQARLNNLRKM; encoded by the exons ATGAGCTTTCTATTTGGCAAGAGAAAAACTACCGCAG AACTTCTGCGGGAAAATAAGAGGATGCTGGACAAATCTATAAGGGAAATAGATCGGGAGAGACAAGGTCTACAAGCGCAGGAGAAGAAACTAATTCTGGAGATAAAGAAAAGCGCCAAACAAGGGCAGATG GGAGCTGTGAGGGTGATGGCAAAAGATCTCGTTAGAACACGCCATcagattgaaaaattttataagcttaAATCACAACTCCAGGGTGTATCTCTTAGAATCCAG ACGTTGAAATCAACACAAGCGATGGGGGAGGCAATGAAAGGTGTGACAAAGGCAATGGGCCAGATGAATAGACAGCTGAATTTACCATCATTACAGAAAATTATGCAAGAATTTGAAAGGCAGAATGAGAAGATGGAATTGACGACTGAAGTGATGGGAGATGCTATTGATGATGCTTTGGAAGGggatgaggaggaggaagaaacaGATGAACTAGTGAATCAAGTTCTCGATGAGATTGGAATTGATGTCAATCAAGCG CTCGTTAATGCACCATCATCTGCTGTTGCTGCACCACCAACCAAGAATAAGGTTCCACAAGTGGAAACAGTGGGTAATGATGACAGTGGAATAGATAGTGAGCTACAGGCAAGGTTAAATAATCtaagaaaaatgtaa